The following proteins are co-located in the Fructilactobacillus carniphilus genome:
- a CDS encoding 3-hydroxyacyl-ACP dehydratase FabZ family protein: MEYKVSDFIPQRYPFEMIDKIVAVTPGESAQAQKNITMNEWYFSNGNQLSLPHPIILESLAQTGVVAILSMPEHHKQNVFFGGIKQAEFKDEMRPGDVLQLKVQLTKLKRNIGVGHGEVIRDGEVIVTADLMFAIEA; encoded by the coding sequence ATGGAGTATAAGGTAAGTGACTTTATTCCCCAACGGTATCCCTTTGAAATGATTGATAAGATTGTGGCGGTTACTCCGGGGGAAAGTGCGCAAGCCCAAAAGAACATCACGATGAACGAGTGGTATTTTTCAAACGGAAACCAACTATCGTTGCCGCATCCCATCATTTTGGAATCCCTAGCGCAAACTGGAGTAGTAGCCATTTTATCCATGCCCGAACATCACAAACAGAACGTCTTCTTTGGCGGGATTAAGCAGGCGGAGTTTAAGGATGAAATGCGTCCCGGTGACGTCTTGCAACTTAAGGTCCAGTTAACCAAGTTGAAACGAAACATCGGGGTTGGTCACGGTGAAGTAATCCGTGACGGCGAAGTCATTGTGACTGCTGATCTCATGTTTGCCATTGAAGCGTAG
- a CDS encoding acetyl-CoA carboxylase biotin carboxyl carrier protein produces MNEADIERLLAKFDQSSLQELKIDGDGVNVYFSKQSTPAPQVDADNETSSEAMAQTGSQTAAPYQLKAPMVGLVYMAPSPDKPAYKEIGDHVKKGETICAIEAMKLINEVKSPVSGIIKKRLFSDGEMVEYEQPLFEIEED; encoded by the coding sequence ATGAATGAAGCTGATATTGAAAGGTTATTAGCCAAATTTGATCAATCAAGCTTACAAGAGTTAAAAATCGATGGGGATGGAGTGAACGTTTACTTTAGTAAACAAAGTACGCCAGCTCCCCAAGTGGACGCTGATAATGAAACTTCGTCCGAAGCTATGGCGCAAACTGGTTCGCAAACAGCCGCTCCGTATCAATTGAAAGCGCCGATGGTCGGTCTGGTTTACATGGCTCCAAGTCCAGACAAACCAGCTTATAAAGAAATTGGGGACCACGTGAAAAAAGGGGAAACCATTTGTGCCATCGAAGCCATGAAATTAATTAACGAAGTGAAAAGTCCTGTGAGTGGAATTATCAAAAAGCGGCTGTTTTCAGACGGTGAAATGGTTGAGTACGAACAGCCATTGTTTGAGATTGAGGAGGACTAG
- the fabF gene encoding beta-ketoacyl-ACP synthase II has product MGVVSPVGNTADEFVDNILDSKNGIGPITKFDASETGISVAAEVKDFDPGKRLSKRDYKRLDPYAQYALYTAKEAMDQAGLVLNENYQPEDLGVIYGTGIGGISTIEEQLQKAFEKGPRRVSPLFVPKAISNMAAGNVSMYFDAQNTSQTVVTACASGTNAVGDAFEYIKNGKAKIMIAGGTEAAVSMMGIAGFAALTALSTSEDPEKASLPFDVNRNGFVLGEGAASLVLEDYDHAKERGAHILAEIVGYGTTSDAYHLTAPDPEGKGAIMAMKQALNEGGIAPEELDYVNAHGTATHANDVAEASDIEKLFKDNDHLKTSSIKGMVGHSLGAAGGLEAAILVGALQRGQMPVNVGLYEQDPEVHIQLVNDDNKQAPIKTAISNSFGFGGHNAVIAMRKWEED; this is encoded by the coding sequence ATGGGAGTTGTTTCCCCAGTCGGCAATACAGCTGATGAATTTGTCGATAACATTTTGGATTCTAAAAATGGGATTGGTCCCATTACCAAGTTTGATGCTAGTGAAACCGGGATCTCAGTGGCCGCTGAGGTGAAAGACTTTGATCCGGGTAAACGGCTCAGCAAACGCGACTACAAGCGACTAGATCCTTACGCACAATATGCCCTATATACGGCTAAAGAAGCGATGGACCAAGCGGGATTGGTATTAAACGAAAACTACCAACCAGAAGATTTAGGGGTCATTTACGGAACTGGAATCGGTGGAATTTCAACCATCGAAGAACAACTGCAAAAGGCCTTTGAAAAAGGACCACGCCGGGTATCTCCTTTATTCGTTCCCAAAGCGATTTCTAATATGGCGGCCGGAAACGTATCAATGTACTTTGACGCCCAAAACACATCGCAAACGGTGGTTACAGCTTGTGCTTCTGGAACCAACGCGGTGGGGGATGCCTTTGAATACATCAAGAATGGCAAGGCCAAGATTATGATTGCCGGAGGAACGGAAGCCGCCGTTAGTATGATGGGAATTGCTGGATTTGCGGCTCTGACGGCTTTATCGACTTCAGAAGATCCAGAAAAAGCCTCCCTCCCATTTGACGTGAACCGGAACGGATTTGTGCTGGGTGAAGGGGCCGCTTCGTTAGTCTTAGAAGACTATGACCACGCGAAAGAACGCGGGGCCCACATCTTAGCTGAAATCGTTGGTTACGGAACGACCAGTGATGCTTACCACTTAACCGCTCCTGATCCAGAGGGAAAAGGGGCCATCATGGCGATGAAACAAGCGTTAAATGAAGGTGGCATTGCTCCGGAAGAACTCGATTATGTAAATGCTCACGGGACGGCGACGCATGCTAATGATGTTGCTGAAGCTTCTGACATTGAAAAATTGTTTAAGGATAACGATCACTTAAAGACAAGTTCCATCAAGGGAATGGTAGGGCACTCACTAGGAGCCGCTGGTGGTTTAGAGGCTGCCATTCTGGTTGGAGCCTTACAACGGGGTCAAATGCCCGTCAACGTTGGTCTGTACGAACAAGATCCTGAAGTCCACATTCAGTTAGTTAACGATGATAACAAACAGGCTCCCATTAAAACGGCCATCAGTAACTCCTTTGGTTTTGGGGGTCACAACGCTGTGATTGCAATGAGAAAGTGGGAAGAAGATTAA
- the fabG gene encoding 3-oxoacyl-ACP reductase FabG, translating into MTTTKQVVLVTGGTKGIGLATAQELATENRQVVLNSHRELSADEVAALQAEFSTPVEIVTGDVAKEEDADRMVQTVLDKYGRLDVLVNNAGQTQDKLMTRMTEASFKDVLDTNLVGTFNMSKFALKVMQKQRSGVIVNMSSIAGTHGNLGQANYSASKAGIVGLTKTTAREGSLRGIRCNAVAPGMIKTAMTAKLSDKIVKQFENEIPLKRFGDVQNIAKTVAFLVDNDYITGQVITVDGGLTM; encoded by the coding sequence ATGACGACAACGAAACAGGTAGTGCTGGTGACGGGTGGAACCAAAGGAATTGGGTTAGCAACTGCCCAAGAATTAGCGACGGAAAACCGCCAGGTAGTTCTGAATTCCCACCGGGAACTTAGTGCTGATGAAGTAGCTGCTTTACAAGCGGAATTTTCCACTCCAGTAGAAATTGTAACTGGAGACGTTGCCAAGGAAGAAGACGCGGACCGGATGGTGCAAACGGTCCTGGATAAGTACGGGCGGCTGGATGTGTTAGTTAATAACGCCGGACAAACGCAGGACAAGTTAATGACGCGGATGACGGAAGCCTCATTTAAGGACGTGTTAGACACCAACCTGGTTGGGACGTTTAACATGTCCAAATTTGCGTTAAAGGTCATGCAAAAACAACGTTCTGGTGTGATTGTAAACATGTCTAGTATTGCCGGAACCCATGGTAATCTAGGCCAAGCAAACTATTCTGCTAGTAAAGCCGGAATTGTGGGCTTAACGAAAACCACGGCGCGCGAAGGATCGTTGCGGGGGATTCGGTGTAATGCGGTTGCTCCCGGGATGATTAAGACCGCGATGACCGCTAAGTTAAGTGATAAAATTGTAAAACAATTTGAAAATGAAATTCCGTTAAAACGGTTTGGAGACGTGCAAAACATTGCCAAAACGGTCGCCTTTTTGGTCGATAACGACTACATTACGGGGCAAGTAATTACCGTTGATGGTGGATTAACCATGTAA
- a CDS encoding ACP S-malonyltransferase: protein MTKIGYLFSGQGSQFPDMGMDLYEAEPLYRAAIDQVQTTLGIDLTDAQQLNDPNNVQVAILAMSYGLSQVLTAAGLAPQAMIGLSLGEYSALVASGALVYPDALALVHDRSRYMAEAGAAQPGSMAAVLKLDPQTVTEVVNDLPDVYPANYNTPFQTVIGGTKAGVAAATEQLKAAGAKRVVPLPVAVASHTPLMKSASAKLQQRLKPVSVHDWTVPVISNTTEQPFTTATLKTTLTHQLVQPTHFQADLEYLNHTTDVDTLVEIGPGETLTRFAKKIVPDLATYHVDSVATLAKVQAELQTEVTK from the coding sequence ATGACAAAAATAGGTTATTTATTTAGTGGGCAGGGAAGTCAGTTTCCGGACATGGGGATGGACCTCTATGAAGCAGAACCGTTGTACCGAGCTGCCATTGACCAGGTCCAGACGACGCTCGGAATTGATTTGACCGATGCCCAGCAACTGAATGATCCGAACAACGTGCAAGTTGCCATTTTGGCCATGAGCTACGGACTTAGTCAGGTGCTTACTGCCGCTGGTTTAGCCCCTCAGGCCATGATTGGTTTGAGTTTAGGTGAATATAGTGCCTTAGTTGCTAGTGGCGCGCTGGTTTACCCAGATGCGCTAGCCCTAGTCCATGATCGGTCCCGGTACATGGCAGAAGCCGGTGCTGCTCAACCCGGCTCCATGGCGGCGGTTTTAAAGCTTGATCCGCAAACGGTGACGGAGGTCGTTAATGATCTCCCTGACGTTTATCCGGCTAATTACAATACCCCGTTCCAGACAGTGATTGGCGGAACTAAAGCAGGGGTGGCTGCGGCCACGGAACAGTTGAAGGCCGCTGGGGCTAAACGAGTGGTGCCCCTGCCGGTAGCGGTTGCTTCCCACACCCCGTTAATGAAATCAGCGAGTGCTAAGTTGCAACAACGCTTGAAGCCGGTATCCGTGCATGACTGGACGGTACCAGTGATTAGTAATACGACAGAACAGCCGTTTACTACAGCGACATTAAAGACCACGTTGACGCACCAACTGGTGCAACCAACTCACTTTCAAGCAGATTTAGAGTATCTCAACCATACGACGGATGTTGATACGTTGGTTGAAATCGGACCGGGCGAAACGTTGACCCGGTTTGCTAAGAAAATTGTCCCTGATTTGGCGACCTATCATGTCGATAGCGTAGCCACGTTAGCCAAGGTACAAGCTGAATTACAGACGGAGGTCACAAAATGA
- a CDS encoding acyl carrier protein — translation MSETSKDQILAKIKEIVADQTDDVDVNDITLETNFKDGLDLDSLDIFEIVDALEDEYDIEIDGDEGIETVGQLVDYVDQQVNQAK, via the coding sequence ATGAGTGAAACTAGTAAAGATCAAATTTTAGCTAAGATTAAAGAAATTGTGGCAGACCAAACTGATGACGTCGATGTTAACGACATTACGTTAGAAACTAACTTTAAAGATGGTTTGGACCTTGATAGCCTAGACATCTTTGAAATCGTGGACGCCCTAGAAGACGAATACGACATCGAAATTGACGGTGACGAAGGAATTGAAACAGTTGGTCAGTTAGTTGATTACGTTGACCAACAAGTTAACCAAGCTAAATAA
- a CDS encoding beta-ketoacyl-ACP synthase III yields MTSYAIKAAALAVPERVVTNHDLEQIMDTSDEWIKRRTGIERRHIAVAETNASLATKVARQLVEQAQMDVHRLDYIIVATMSPDHLTPAVAAEVQGALGATNAVAFDVNAACSGFVYATDVMNSLLAKLPGGTGIVIGSERLSKLVDWHDRSTAVLFGDGAAGVLVTNDGSASQVMGADLKTAGDLGSSLTAGQMVEKTPFGNGNLDARHRFFQMDGHVVYNFATRQAPASIRRATEQAGLDLSDIKYFVMHQANARIVKRVAKKLDLPDQRFPINITEYGNTAAASEPILLAELINQHQIQRGDYIALTGFGGGLTVGTVIIRY; encoded by the coding sequence ATGACAAGTTACGCGATTAAGGCCGCGGCGCTGGCAGTACCAGAGCGGGTGGTTACTAATCATGACTTAGAACAAATAATGGATACCTCTGATGAGTGGATTAAACGACGAACGGGAATTGAACGTCGTCACATTGCGGTGGCAGAAACCAACGCCTCGTTAGCGACCAAAGTGGCTCGCCAGTTAGTGGAACAAGCCCAAATGGATGTCCATCGATTGGACTATATCATCGTGGCCACCATGTCACCGGATCACCTGACCCCGGCAGTAGCTGCCGAAGTTCAAGGAGCGCTGGGAGCGACTAACGCAGTAGCGTTTGATGTGAATGCGGCTTGTTCCGGGTTTGTGTACGCCACGGATGTCATGAATTCGTTGCTGGCTAAATTGCCGGGTGGAACGGGAATTGTGATTGGGAGTGAACGGCTGAGCAAGCTAGTTGACTGGCATGATCGTTCTACCGCAGTCCTGTTTGGCGACGGAGCAGCCGGGGTTTTGGTTACAAACGACGGGAGTGCTTCGCAAGTGATGGGAGCTGATTTAAAGACCGCCGGGGACTTAGGTTCCTCACTGACTGCCGGTCAAATGGTGGAAAAGACTCCTTTTGGCAACGGTAATTTGGATGCACGGCACCGTTTTTTTCAAATGGATGGGCACGTGGTGTATAACTTTGCGACCCGTCAGGCGCCGGCTTCCATTCGGCGGGCCACGGAACAGGCCGGCTTGGACTTGTCGGACATTAAGTACTTTGTGATGCACCAGGCGAACGCACGGATTGTCAAACGGGTTGCAAAAAAACTCGATTTGCCAGACCAGCGCTTTCCGATTAACATTACTGAATATGGAAATACTGCGGCCGCCAGTGAACCGATTTTATTGGCAGAACTGATTAATCAGCACCAGATTCAGCGGGGTGACTACATTGCCTTGACTGGTTTTGGTGGCGGATTAACGGTCGGAACTGTTATTATTAGATACTAG
- the fabZ gene encoding 3-hydroxyacyl-ACP dehydratase FabZ produces the protein MAVMNAKEIMDLIPNRYPILFIDRVDEMTPGESIVATKNVTINEEYFQGHFPGNPVMPGVLIIESMAQVASILILSTPEFENKTAYLGSIKNAKFRRMVEPGDVLTFKVTMDKVRNRTGSVSCVAYVGEEKACETKLTFIVDQQERE, from the coding sequence ATGGCTGTAATGAATGCAAAAGAAATTATGGATTTAATTCCAAACCGGTACCCGATTCTGTTTATTGACCGGGTCGACGAAATGACTCCGGGAGAATCAATCGTTGCTACCAAAAATGTGACGATTAACGAGGAGTACTTTCAGGGACACTTCCCCGGTAACCCGGTCATGCCAGGGGTCTTAATTATTGAATCGATGGCACAAGTGGCATCGATTTTGATTTTAAGTACTCCTGAGTTTGAAAACAAAACGGCTTACCTCGGCAGCATTAAAAACGCCAAATTCCGCCGGATGGTGGAACCAGGTGACGTGTTAACCTTCAAGGTAACCATGGATAAGGTGAGAAACCGGACGGGATCCGTTTCCTGTGTGGCCTATGTGGGCGAAGAAAAAGCGTGTGAAACGAAGCTAACGTTTATCGTGGATCAACAAGAAAGAGAATAA
- a CDS encoding YczE/YyaS/YitT family protein has protein sequence MNNENNDSGSTTTAPQQNFSFFGKVINISLRTLMSFVGIAILSMGAALLKSSPILGLDPFTAVNTGMATLLHTSLGIYQLCANFVIFIFVLLLDRKKIGIGTIMNMVLVGFEIQWFSAIYHQIFPGHVNFLILVADLILGLLFFTAGSSLYMAPSLGVAPYDAIAPIASARLHCKYKTARVIQDICFLVAAVLVHGPVGFASIIVAFFAGPLISFWDRSISTPTMDYIDELSGHPSIKNLASGVTKATRSGYHSLSKAYNSTLDMQMHLAGYTNRELIKKIQETEHSMQESQKAYNDYRSQYRMLIAEMVKRDKRGDLKNSPVNTTSTKNNQNAGQK, from the coding sequence ATGAATAATGAAAATAACGATAGCGGTAGCACCACTACTGCTCCGCAACAAAATTTTTCTTTCTTTGGAAAAGTCATTAATATTTCCTTACGAACGTTAATGTCATTCGTCGGAATTGCCATTTTGTCCATGGGGGCGGCGTTATTAAAATCTTCCCCAATTCTGGGGCTTGATCCCTTCACCGCCGTCAATACCGGGATGGCAACCCTCTTGCATACTTCTCTAGGGATTTACCAATTGTGTGCGAACTTCGTCATCTTCATTTTCGTACTGCTTTTGGACCGGAAGAAAATCGGAATTGGGACGATTATGAACATGGTGTTAGTTGGATTTGAAATCCAATGGTTCTCTGCCATCTACCACCAAATCTTCCCCGGTCACGTTAACTTCTTGATTTTGGTTGCTGATTTAATTCTTGGTTTACTCTTCTTTACGGCCGGAAGTTCTTTGTACATGGCTCCATCCTTGGGAGTTGCTCCGTACGATGCGATTGCACCAATTGCTTCGGCCCGTTTGCACTGTAAATATAAGACCGCTCGGGTTATCCAAGATATTTGTTTCTTGGTTGCCGCCGTCTTAGTGCACGGTCCGGTTGGGTTTGCTTCCATTATCGTGGCCTTCTTCGCTGGTCCATTGATTTCCTTCTGGGATCGCAGTATCAGTACCCCAACGATGGATTACATTGACGAATTAAGTGGTCACCCATCCATCAAGAACTTGGCCAGTGGGGTTACGAAGGCAACTCGGTCTGGGTACCATTCCCTGTCAAAAGCCTACAACTCCACGTTGGACATGCAAATGCACCTGGCTGGTTACACCAACCGGGAGTTAATTAAGAAAATTCAAGAAACGGAACACAGCATGCAAGAATCCCAAAAAGCCTACAACGATTACCGTTCCCAATACCGGATGTTAATCGCTGAAATGGTAAAGCGGGACAAGCGTGGGGACTTAAAGAACTCACCAGTTAACACGACCAGCACCAAGAACAATCAAAACGCTGGTCAAAAATAA
- a CDS encoding ABC transporter permease, with product MKLLIKQELFKLFHQKSTYAVLVLQLVLMLTTAEISNYNPHLITVKAVWLDNFNGSLWGFLVLIYLSSTIFTQEFNYGTIKLLISKQFSRTTIYLSKLVTLLVFAGLLALISLSFSLLLFSWLGNSAIPTADWNVFWLSNVAKFFTTGLISSLVLTVALGFKSTGLGTTVGIIVCFVSPLLANAMFGLVHSHPLLRYNPINVMNLNGQVINPALQQVTLLSIPEYLGLILVYGGCLLVVGNYAFKRRTT from the coding sequence GTGAAATTACTGATTAAACAAGAGTTATTTAAGCTTTTTCATCAGAAAAGTACCTATGCGGTGCTGGTTTTGCAACTAGTACTGATGCTTACTACTGCTGAAATCTCTAACTATAATCCGCATCTCATTACGGTTAAAGCAGTTTGGTTAGATAACTTTAATGGTTCGCTGTGGGGATTTTTGGTGCTGATTTATCTCAGTAGTACCATTTTCACCCAAGAGTTTAACTACGGCACCATTAAACTCTTAATTTCCAAACAATTTTCGCGCACTACAATTTATCTGAGCAAGCTAGTCACCTTATTGGTGTTTGCTGGTTTGTTGGCATTAATCTCGCTTAGTTTTTCGCTACTGCTTTTCAGCTGGTTGGGCAATTCTGCCATTCCTACCGCAGATTGGAATGTTTTCTGGTTGAGTAACGTGGCCAAGTTTTTCACCACGGGATTGATCAGCAGTTTGGTATTGACCGTTGCTTTAGGGTTTAAATCAACGGGCTTAGGAACGACGGTCGGAATCATCGTTTGCTTTGTTAGTCCATTATTGGCTAATGCAATGTTTGGGTTAGTTCATAGCCATCCGTTGCTAAGGTACAATCCGATTAACGTCATGAATTTAAATGGGCAAGTTATTAACCCAGCCTTACAGCAGGTTACGTTGTTATCAATTCCAGAGTATTTAGGCTTAATCTTGGTTTATGGAGGTTGTTTGCTGGTAGTTGGAAATTATGCCTTTAAACGCCGGACCACCTAA
- a CDS encoding ABC transporter ATP-binding protein produces MQLQVTNLRKQIKGKSILKDVSFTLEAGQIGGLVGANGAGKTTLMKSILGMISINQGTIKVEQQVVSVQKKTALHNVGSLIEYPALYPYLTGWEHLRLFANDDYNQKETEDLIAALEMESYLKRPTRQYSLGMKQKLGILLALINQPRLVILDEPINGLDPNGTKQVRDLILRLQKRGITFLISSHVLSELEKMIDVLIIIKDGVILKQTTLRRFQHHSQQRLRITVDKFDLARKLIGANEQIEISDTALMVPVAELQTLVPGLNANGIHIQTVESERDDFENNLLQLLK; encoded by the coding sequence GTGCAATTACAAGTAACGAACCTCAGAAAACAAATTAAAGGGAAATCGATTCTAAAGGACGTCTCGTTTACGCTGGAAGCGGGGCAAATTGGGGGACTAGTTGGCGCAAATGGAGCCGGGAAAACCACCCTGATGAAATCCATTTTAGGAATGATATCCATTAATCAGGGCACTATCAAAGTGGAGCAACAGGTGGTTAGCGTTCAAAAGAAAACAGCCCTCCACAACGTGGGATCGTTGATTGAATATCCGGCACTTTATCCTTACTTAACCGGTTGGGAGCATCTCCGGTTATTTGCTAACGATGACTATAACCAGAAAGAAACTGAAGATTTAATTGCTGCTTTAGAAATGGAATCTTATCTAAAGCGGCCCACCCGCCAATATTCCTTGGGAATGAAGCAGAAGTTAGGCATTTTATTAGCGTTGATTAATCAACCCAGACTAGTAATTCTCGATGAACCCATTAACGGTCTAGATCCTAATGGGACGAAGCAGGTTCGGGATTTAATTCTCCGCTTGCAAAAACGGGGCATTACTTTTCTAATTTCCAGCCACGTTTTAAGCGAATTAGAGAAAATGATTGATGTGTTAATCATCATTAAAGACGGTGTGATCTTAAAACAGACGACATTGCGTCGTTTTCAGCACCATTCCCAGCAGCGGCTCCGGATTACCGTTGATAAGTTTGATTTAGCGCGCAAACTGATTGGAGCTAATGAGCAAATTGAAATTAGTGATACAGCTTTAATGGTCCCGGTAGCCGAGTTGCAAACGTTGGTTCCAGGGTTAAATGCCAATGGGATTCACATTCAAACGGTTGAAAGTGAACGAGATGACTTTGAAAACAACTTGTTGCAGTTGCTGAAATAG